The Streptomyces sp. HUAS CB01 genome has a segment encoding these proteins:
- a CDS encoding GMC family oxidoreductase: MASPASVPEFDHVVVGGGTAGAVVAARLSEDPDVRVCLLEAGPSDVGDDNILVLERWMALLESGYDWDYPVEPQVNGNSFLRHARARVLGGCSSHNSCIAFWAPAEDLDGWAAAGCTGWSAADCFPLYRRLENNDAPGDHHGRSGPVRLRTVPPRDPCGRALLEACAEAGIPTTPFNAGTTVVRGANWFQINARPDGTRSSASVSYLHPVLGTRPNLEVRTGVRARRLLFSPDGRCTGVEYLEPDTVHTSVVTARGEVVVACGAIDSPKLLMLSGIGPGGHLRDVGVDVRVDAPGVGSHLQDHPEGVIMWEARQPMVTTSTQWWEIGIFADTVPGLDRPDLMFHYGSVPFDLNTYRHGYPTSDNAFSLTPNVTQARSRGTVRLRSRDFRDKPMVDPRYFTHEHDIRVMTHGLRLARDIVSRGPMTDWAGAELAPGPGTTSDDALFAYVRDTHNTVYHPAGTVRMGADADPESPLDARLRVKGVRGLRVADASVMPLLTTVNPCITTMMIGERCADMIKADAAGSG, translated from the coding sequence ATGGCCTCACCCGCCTCCGTGCCGGAGTTCGACCATGTCGTGGTGGGAGGCGGCACGGCCGGCGCCGTCGTCGCCGCGCGGCTCAGCGAGGACCCGGACGTCCGCGTCTGCCTGCTGGAGGCCGGCCCCTCGGACGTGGGCGACGACAACATCCTGGTACTGGAGCGCTGGATGGCCCTGCTGGAGTCGGGCTACGACTGGGACTACCCCGTCGAACCCCAGGTGAACGGCAACAGTTTCCTCCGCCATGCCCGGGCCCGGGTGCTCGGCGGTTGTTCGTCGCACAACTCCTGCATCGCGTTCTGGGCGCCCGCGGAGGACCTGGACGGCTGGGCCGCGGCGGGCTGCACCGGCTGGAGCGCCGCGGACTGCTTCCCGCTGTACCGGCGGCTGGAGAACAACGACGCGCCCGGCGACCACCACGGCCGCTCCGGCCCGGTGCGGTTGCGGACGGTGCCCCCGAGGGACCCGTGCGGGCGGGCCCTGCTGGAGGCCTGCGCCGAGGCGGGCATCCCGACGACCCCGTTCAACGCCGGTACGACGGTGGTGCGGGGCGCCAACTGGTTCCAGATCAACGCCCGTCCGGACGGCACCCGTTCGTCCGCCTCGGTGTCGTACCTGCACCCCGTGCTGGGCACGCGGCCGAACCTGGAGGTGAGGACCGGGGTACGGGCGCGGCGTCTGCTGTTCTCGCCCGACGGCCGGTGCACGGGTGTCGAGTACCTGGAGCCGGACACCGTCCACACCTCGGTGGTGACCGCGCGCGGTGAGGTGGTCGTGGCATGCGGGGCGATCGACTCGCCGAAGCTGCTGATGCTGTCGGGCATCGGCCCGGGCGGCCATCTGCGGGACGTCGGCGTCGACGTACGGGTGGACGCCCCCGGAGTCGGCTCCCACCTGCAGGACCACCCGGAGGGAGTGATCATGTGGGAGGCGAGGCAGCCCATGGTCACCACGTCGACCCAGTGGTGGGAGATCGGCATCTTCGCGGACACCGTGCCCGGCCTCGACCGGCCGGACCTGATGTTCCACTACGGCTCCGTGCCCTTCGACCTCAACACCTACCGGCACGGCTATCCCACGTCCGACAACGCCTTCTCGCTGACGCCCAACGTCACCCAGGCGCGTTCACGGGGCACGGTGCGGCTGCGCAGCCGGGACTTCCGCGACAAGCCGATGGTCGACCCCCGGTACTTCACCCACGAGCACGACATCCGGGTGATGACGCACGGGCTGCGGTTGGCGCGCGACATCGTCTCCCGGGGCCCGATGACCGACTGGGCGGGTGCGGAGCTCGCCCCCGGGCCCGGAACCACGAGCGACGACGCCCTGTTCGCCTACGTGCGGGACACCCACAACACCGTCTACCACCCGGCGGGGACGGTGCGGATGGGCGCTGACGCCGACCCGGAGTCCCCGCTCGACGCGCGTCTGCGGGTCAAGGGCGTACGGGGACTGCGGGTGGCCGACGCCTCGGTCATGCCGCTGCTCACCACGGTCAATCCGTGCATCACGACGATGATGATCGGCGAGAGGTGCGCCGACATGATCAAGGCCGATGCGGCGGGGAGCGGCTGA